Within Peptococcaceae bacterium, the genomic segment CGGGGGCAGACCGTGTTTCAATCCCTTATAGGTAGGCTCCGAACCATATATGCCAAGCAGATCGGCTTCCGGGTCCGGCGTTTCAATCCCTTATAGGTAGGCTCCGAACTAGGTAATTGTGGTAGTCTTGCGGCTGTACGCCTTTAGTTTCAATCCCTTATAGGTAGGCTCCGAACCAGTATTGGGGTAAGTATTAAAAGAGGTTTATTCTGTTTCAATCCCTTATAGGTAGGCTCCGAACGGATGTCAGCCACTTTTAATACCTCTTCTCTTCTCGTTTCAATCCCTTATAGGTAGGCTCCGAACCTCCTTTTCCAATCGCCGGTTTTCCTCCTGCGCCCCTGAGTTTCAATCCCTTATAGGTAGGCTCCGAACCTCGACGGTGACAGACCTACCACTTTGGTTCATTCTTTGTTTCAATCCCTTATAGGTAGGCTCCGAACGTTGCTATGCAGGGAGGCGGTTTAATTGGCAGAGACGTTTCAATCCCTTATAGGTAGGCTCCGAACATGAATTTCGGCGCGCACAGATAAGAGAGGATGCGGGTTTCAATCCCTTATAGGTAGGCTCCGAACCGGCGTGCTCGTCGAAATTTGCGCCAGCTTTTCCCGCGTTTCAATCCCTTATAGGTAGGCTCCGAACGACGAAGATTTCTATGAGTTCTGGGATGCGGTTAATTAGTTTCAATCCCTTATAGGTAGGCTCCGAACTTGTATGGCATAGAGGGAAATTCATTCTCAAAGACAAGTTTCAATCCCTTATAGGTAGGCTCCGAACTAGTATACGATGCGAAGCAAAAAACAACGAAAGAAAGTTTCAATCCCTTATAGGTAGGCTCCGAACCCGAGGCTCGAAGTTTACTTGCTTTGCGTAGAGGTCCAGTTTCAATCCCTTATAGGTAGGCTCCGAACCCCAAAAAATCGCAATAAAATAAAAGCTCTATTCTTTTTTTCTCTAAAATCAAATCATAATACATCTCTCTTTAATTACCTAAAAAATATTGCTGTTTCTATATTTATAAACAAAGGCTATGTTCGTCGAAGTTCAGGATTTTTTGCAGTATTATAGGTCGACGGCTTTTATAAAATGTTGTCATCACCACCCTTTTTAAGACCCATTGTCTCTCGGTTTGAGTATTTGGTTGTTCGGAAGGTATAAAATATTACCGAATCCTCTTTATCTTTAATAATACGGCTTAACTCTATTTTCAGCTTATTAAAATTTGTTTCAGATATCTCGCCTTCAAATACCGAATTCTGTACCCAGTAAAGATATTTCCGCGAGCGTTTCAGAACTTTTGCCACTCGTTTTTCATTTATATCATAAACCATTATTACAAACAAATCCCATACCTCCGAATCCTACCATGATGCTACGAAGGGTTCGTAGACCTTCTCTCCCATTAGATGTTTTTCAAGCTTGTATAATTCCAGGCGAAATAACCTCCGATATGAGACGTTCCTGCCAAGACTTTTAATATTAATCGTAGTCTCAAGTTTTCTATCAAGTTCTTCAACAAAAACCCTTTTTCCTTTTTCCTTAAGCAGCAATCCTTCAACCTGGTGTTCAAAATCGTCTTTTGTAATCATATTTTTATCCAACAGGGAAAATATCAAGCGATCTATAATAATCGGCTTAAATATTTCTGCCACATCAAGATTCAAAGTAAATCTACGAAAATTAGTAGCATGCAAAAAACCAATACGAGGATCAAGATGTGTCTTATATACTTCGCTCAACATCATGGAATAGATGATTGAGTTGCCAAAGCTGATCAAGACATTCAAGAAATTTTTTGGCGGTCTTCGGGTTCTTTCCTGAAAACGAAAATCTCTATTGTTTATTATTATATCAAAACCATGATAATAATGTTCGCGAATATGGCCTTCCAAAGCCATAAGCTGGCTGATTTCCTGGCAATCTTCAATTCCTTGGCCAAGATTCTCTATTAATGAAATCAGTTCCCCAAGCTCACGGCCTCTATTATGGTAATATTTAAGCACTTGTCTGATATTACGGTAAGCCCCTTTAACAAAAGCTCGAGCTATTAACAGGCGTTTTTCAGGATGTTGATAGTGTTCGGCCTGTTTTAAAATCATATAACCTGAATTCAAGTGTTCTCTCGGGTAAAAAGTCCCCATGTAATATCCGAAATGATTAAAATAATGTATCAGGATTTCTTTTTGGGAGATGAACTCCAGTAAACTTTTATTGAAACTCACCTCCCCAAAAGCCATTATTTCTTTTGTATCCTCTACAGGCAGGTATCTTTTTCCCGCTTGCGTTTCAAAAACGAGTGTGTTGTCTTTTCGCTTGAGCTCACCTTCCGAGAAAACATAAAGGCTTTTCTTCATGCGAATCCTCCTATGACCAGCAGAATTCCGCATAAGCACAATTGCGGCAAAAAACAATTTTTTTAGGCTCCTGAGGCGCATCCTGGTATATTATCCTCAGGATGTCTTTTTTCGCTTTTTCAATATTAGCAATTAGTTCATTATTCAACTCTACCTTTACTCTTTTCTTTTCCTTGGGAAACAGCAGTTCCCCCACGGCTTCAATGCCGTTTTCTCTAAGTTCCAGAAGATAAAAGGCCAGTTGCATAAAGGCGCTCTTTTCATATTTGGAACTCTTCTTTACTTCGCCAATAACCAATTGCCCTTTTTCTTTGCGTAAAACATCCACCTTGATATGGCCAAATGAGATTTCTCTTTTATCCCGTTGATATGTGTTCTGTCCTATAAAACGCCCCAAATCAATATTTGGATTGTCTTGATCGGGAGTAATGTTCCTGGCCATCAGCCATACCTCTCGTGGGCAGATATAGTAATACCAGACCAGAGTACCGGTAACATTAAGATCGTTTTCTAACAAACCCAGCCACCTTCCAAAACCAGCAAATGTTCATAAAAGCCGCTCAACAGCGCGGATAAATTCCTGCAAATCTGGTAAATTATGTTTTAACACATTGTGAACTATCTCCGGATCAATTTTAGCGTAATCATGAACAAGCACATTGCGAAACTGGGCCATTTTCTGCAAATCTGGCAGCAATTCTTTTGACAAAACACCATTCTCTGCCAGTACGGCAAATATATCCTTGTTGTCAAGTGGTTCCCGCCAACCATTGTCGGCAATTATATGGCTTCCGATATCCAGGCAGCATTCAATGGCCAAATGAAGCGTGCGTTCTACATATCGACGGATCTTTTTATCCGCGCAAAATTCAGCAAGCGTCACATTCTGCGATTCCTTAAGATCAATATAATACTCTGCAAGTTGAGCCACTTTCATCTTTAGCACGTCAACACTAACCATCCTTTTCCCCTCCTAAAGCTCTTTGAATAAGCCGAAGGTTTCTTCGTTGCAATACCGGCAAGATGTCGAAATATTCCCGTCGAGAACGCACATCAAAGGATATTCGGTAATGGTGGTCCTTTTCTACTATTAAAGAACCTTCTTTCCTAATCTGGTGCTGAAAATAGAGAGGGACTGCCTGTATGTCCACCACGTCAACAGTCCTCCCTGCCAACCTCGTCATTTCTCCTGCCAGTTTGAGCCTCAAATCAAACCTTTCCTGTTTGGACAAACCAGAAACAAACAGCACAGCAATATCAATGTCGCTTCCCTCTTTTAGTTTTCCGGTTGCCGCTGACCCGAACAGCCAGGCGGCGCTGATGCTGTCATGTTCCTCCAGGTATTCGGTTATTTTAGGTAATAATATTGTCATTCGGTACACCTCTGCCATTTATATTACCAAACGATACACATTGGAATATCATCTTCGCGGGTTAAATGACCCAACCCCATGTCGGATGAATAAAGTTTTGGATCAGTCAATAAGGGTATATAATCTTTTGATACTCCCAACC encodes:
- the cas1b gene encoding type I-B CRISPR-associated endonuclease Cas1b, with translation MKKSLYVFSEGELKRKDNTLVFETQAGKRYLPVEDTKEIMAFGEVSFNKSLLEFISQKEILIHYFNHFGYYMGTFYPREHLNSGYMILKQAEHYQHPEKRLLIARAFVKGAYRNIRQVLKYYHNRGRELGELISLIENLGQGIEDCQEISQLMALEGHIREHYYHGFDIIINNRDFRFQERTRRPPKNFLNVLISFGNSIIYSMMLSEVYKTHLDPRIGFLHATNFRRFTLNLDVAEIFKPIIIDRLIFSLLDKNMITKDDFEHQVEGLLLKEKGKRVFVEELDRKLETTINIKSLGRNVSYRRLFRLELYKLEKHLMGEKVYEPFVASW
- a CDS encoding nucleotidyltransferase domain-containing protein, translated to MTILLPKITEYLEEHDSISAAWLFGSAATGKLKEGSDIDIAVLFVSGLSKQERFDLRLKLAGEMTRLAGRTVDVVDIQAVPLYFQHQIRKEGSLIVEKDHHYRISFDVRSRREYFDILPVLQRRNLRLIQRALGGEKDG
- the cas2 gene encoding CRISPR-associated endonuclease Cas2, which produces MFVIMVYDINEKRVAKVLKRSRKYLYWVQNSVFEGEISETNFNKLKIELSRIIKDKEDSVIFYTFRTTKYSNRETMGLKKGGDDNIL
- a CDS encoding DUF86 domain-containing protein is translated as MVSVDVLKMKVAQLAEYYIDLKESQNVTLAEFCADKKIRRYVERTLHLAIECCLDIGSHIIADNGWREPLDNKDIFAVLAENGVLSKELLPDLQKMAQFRNVLVHDYAKIDPEIVHNVLKHNLPDLQEFIRAVERLL
- the cas4 gene encoding CRISPR-associated protein Cas4, with product MLENDLNVTGTLVWYYYICPREVWLMARNITPDQDNPNIDLGRFIGQNTYQRDKREISFGHIKVDVLRKEKGQLVIGEVKKSSKYEKSAFMQLAFYLLELRENGIEAVGELLFPKEKKRVKVELNNELIANIEKAKKDILRIIYQDAPQEPKKIVFCRNCAYAEFCWS